In one Nicotiana sylvestris chromosome 8, ASM39365v2, whole genome shotgun sequence genomic region, the following are encoded:
- the LOC104219242 gene encoding uncharacterized protein translates to MANVLQHRHQSMGSAYDMLKSLKAIFDDKNCAAKQTAMKALLNTKMAEGSSVRDHVLKMIGLLDELEVLGAVIDKESQVEMQVPIVLLNVKKASVSKSKGSKKKKKAHKVLALGGAAAGVKKPKGKCYRCKQPEHHKKQCPAYLAKLNK, encoded by the exons ATGGCGAATGTTTTGCAACATCGGCATCAGTCTATGGGGTCTGCTTATGACATGCTCAAAAGTCTCAAAGCGATATTCGATGACAAAAATTGTGCGGCTAAGcagacagccatgaaagccctttTGAATACCAAGATGGCTGAAGGATCATCGGTTAGGGACCATGTTCTGAAGATGATAGGTCTTCTGGATGAACTGGAGGTCCTTGGAGCTGTGATTGATAAGGAATCTCAAGTTGAGATG CAAGTTCCTATTGTGTTACTGAATGTTAAGAAAGCTTCGGTTTCTAAGTCAAAAGGCagtaagaaaaagaagaaggctcACAAGGTTTTGGCACTTGGAGGTGCGGCTGCTGGTGTGAAAAAGCCCAAAGGAAAGTGCTATCGTTGCAAGCAACCTGAGCATCACAAAAAGCAATGCCCTGCCTATCTAGCAAAGTTGAATAAGTAA